The Acidobacteriota bacterium genome has a segment encoding these proteins:
- a CDS encoding biopolymer transporter ExbD: MRFRKKGFVSPEIPTASMADIAFLLIVFFMVTAVFSITRGLDYELPKKEEVPKAIEREEAVYIKVFPDGSYEVDRRPMELKDLLGYLAPKLTEGIGWPDKPVMIHTDPMADYGAMLAAYDTLRTAKEESHGFWVRKISIPSLAELYEIQQVLGEF; encoded by the coding sequence ATGCGCTTCAGGAAGAAAGGATTCGTTTCCCCTGAAATTCCCACGGCCTCGATGGCCGACATCGCGTTCCTTCTGATTGTCTTCTTCATGGTGACCGCCGTGTTCAGCATCACCCGCGGCCTCGACTACGAGCTCCCCAAAAAGGAGGAGGTGCCGAAGGCCATCGAGCGCGAGGAGGCGGTCTACATCAAGGTGTTCCCGGACGGAAGCTACGAAGTGGACCGCCGCCCCATGGAGCTCAAGGACCTGCTGGGGTACCTGGCGCCCAAGCTCACGGAAGGCATCGGCTGGCCCGATAAGCCCGTGATGATCCACACCGACCCCATGGCGGACTACGGGGCTATGCTCGCGGCCTACGACACCCTGCGCACGGCGAAGGAGGAGAGCCACGGCTTCTGGGTGCGGAAAATTTCGATTCCCTCCCTGGCGGAGCTTTACGAGATCCAGCAAGTGCTGGGGGAGTTTTAA
- the gatA gene encoding Asp-tRNA(Asn)/Glu-tRNA(Gln) amidotransferase subunit GatA, with protein MSNTPLATLSERLQKKETTCVALAEEALARIEEVNPKLNAFITVMRDEALARARALDEELRAGKSRGPLHGVPTALKDNLCTRGVRMTCASKILENFVPPYNATSVARAEEAGAVFVGKTNMDEFAMGSSTEHSAFGAAHNPWDLERVTGGSSGGSAAAVASGCAPVALGSDTGGSIRQPAAFCGVVGMKPTYGRISRYGLVAFASSLDQIGPFARSVHDAATLLAAVAGRDPRDSTSVEVEADFLEGIDRGVKDLKVGLVEEGFGEGVAPEVRQGIERAAEILGGLGARVERLSLPSISYAIPTYYLLCTSEASSNLARYDGVRYGRRAPEAGNVEELYVRSRSEGFGPEVKRRIMLGTYALSAGYYDAYYARAQRGRRLIANDFNEKFERVRVLLLPSTPTPAFRLGENIDDPLQMYLCDIFTVSINLGGLPGLSMPCGKTSEGLPLGVQLVAPAFQEATLFRTAQALEKGISFAYEGMAV; from the coding sequence GTGAGCAACACCCCGCTTGCCACGCTCTCCGAGCGCCTGCAGAAAAAGGAGACGACGTGCGTCGCCCTGGCGGAGGAGGCGCTCGCGCGAATCGAGGAGGTCAACCCGAAGCTCAACGCCTTTATCACGGTGATGCGCGACGAGGCTCTCGCCCGGGCCCGGGCGCTCGACGAGGAGCTCCGCGCGGGCAAGTCGCGCGGACCGCTTCACGGCGTCCCGACGGCGCTCAAGGACAACCTCTGCACGCGCGGCGTGCGGATGACGTGCGCCTCGAAGATTCTGGAGAATTTCGTCCCGCCCTACAACGCGACCTCGGTGGCGCGCGCCGAGGAGGCGGGCGCCGTCTTCGTCGGAAAAACCAATATGGACGAGTTCGCCATGGGCTCCTCGACCGAGCACAGCGCCTTCGGCGCGGCGCACAACCCCTGGGATCTGGAAAGAGTCACGGGAGGCTCGAGCGGCGGGAGCGCCGCGGCCGTGGCCTCGGGATGCGCGCCGGTCGCGCTCGGCTCCGACACGGGCGGCTCCATCCGGCAGCCCGCCGCGTTCTGTGGCGTCGTCGGCATGAAGCCCACGTACGGCCGCATCTCGCGCTACGGGCTGGTCGCGTTCGCCTCCTCCCTCGACCAGATCGGCCCCTTCGCACGGAGCGTGCACGACGCGGCTACGCTTCTCGCCGCCGTCGCGGGGCGCGACCCGCGCGATTCCACGTCCGTCGAGGTCGAGGCGGATTTTCTTGAGGGAATCGACCGGGGCGTGAAGGACCTCAAGGTTGGCCTCGTCGAGGAGGGCTTCGGCGAGGGCGTGGCCCCGGAGGTGCGGCAGGGCATCGAGCGGGCCGCGGAGATCCTCGGCGGCCTGGGCGCGCGCGTGGAGCGCCTTTCGCTTCCTTCCATCTCCTACGCGATTCCGACCTACTATCTTCTTTGCACGTCGGAGGCGAGCTCGAACCTCGCCCGCTACGACGGGGTGCGCTACGGCCGCCGCGCCCCGGAGGCGGGAAACGTCGAGGAGCTCTACGTCCGCTCCCGGAGCGAGGGGTTCGGCCCCGAGGTGAAGCGCCGCATCATGCTCGGCACCTACGCGCTGAGCGCCGGGTACTACGACGCTTACTACGCCCGCGCGCAGCGGGGGCGGCGCCTCATCGCGAACGATTTCAACGAGAAGTTCGAGCGCGTGCGTGTGCTGCTTCTTCCCTCGACGCCCACGCCGGCGTTCCGCCTCGGGGAAAACATCGACGACCCCCTCCAGATGTACCTCTGCGACATCTTCACCGTCTCGATCAACCTTGGCGGCCTGCCGGGGCTTTCGATGCCTTGCGGCAAGACCTCGGAAGGTCTGCCACTGGGAGTTCAACTCGTGGCGCCCGCGTTTCAGGAGGCCACGCTCTTCCGCACGGCGCAGGCCCTCGAGAAAGGAATTTCCTTCGCCTACGAGGGGATGGCGGTCTAG
- a CDS encoding cytochrome c-type biogenesis protein CcmH, whose protein sequence is MYQIINLVAVLVVGIVIGIIVVQKYHGQPEEEVLDEVITSPADPTATQPLTTDSTIQVTPKVTPPAEPLPPVKLSQRSKVLATEFRCPCRCGHMLIECNCAKVPGQRDAKALLQALVDQEKPSDEIRRAMSERFGDDIIIQ, encoded by the coding sequence CGTTCTGGTGGTGGGCATCGTGATCGGCATCATCGTCGTTCAGAAGTACCACGGGCAGCCGGAGGAAGAGGTGCTGGATGAAGTGATAACCTCTCCGGCCGACCCCACGGCAACGCAGCCGCTTACGACCGATAGTACCATACAGGTCACGCCCAAAGTGACGCCTCCTGCGGAGCCTTTGCCGCCGGTGAAGCTGAGCCAGCGCTCGAAGGTGCTCGCCACCGAGTTCCGTTGCCCTTGCAGATGCGGTCACATGCTCATCGAATGCAACTGCGCGAAAGTGCCCGGCCAGCGTGACGCCAAGGCGCTCCTGCAGGCGCTCGTGGATCAGGAGAAACCAAGCGACGAGATCCGCCGGGCCATGAGTGAACGCTTCGGCGACGACATCATTATCCAATAA
- a CDS encoding cysteine desulfurase — translation MIYLDRITTTPLDERVFRTMEPYLREHWGSPSNLGRAGDAPAAALEKARADVSALVGSKAEEIFFTSGGAEASNWAIKGLLRHPRVAGRRVLASPVENLHVRHPLERMRREGFDVSWLSVDSEGRVNPDEVQKTLRREKAALVALVAASGEAGTLEPLVGVGRIAREAGAAFFVDATHAAGHVPLDVREMNIDLLSLSAHYFYGPKGAGALFRREGLSLLPLVEGGAQEEGLRAGTPNVAGCAGLGEAARLAREEADSRGTHLGSLAREIRAVLQSLDGLSLTGHPVERLPGHESFCVEGVDGEALLVLLNEEGVTASSGSVCSSEIGKPSHVLQAMGLPPERIKSSLVLAPLKSTTREEVLEAMRILKHCVERLRA, via the coding sequence GTGATTTACCTTGACCGCATCACGACCACGCCGCTCGACGAGCGCGTCTTTCGCACCATGGAGCCCTACCTGCGCGAGCACTGGGGGAGTCCCTCGAACCTCGGCCGCGCGGGCGACGCTCCGGCCGCTGCGCTTGAGAAGGCGCGCGCCGACGTCTCGGCGCTCGTTGGAAGCAAGGCAGAGGAGATCTTCTTCACCTCGGGCGGCGCGGAGGCCTCGAACTGGGCGATCAAGGGCCTGCTGCGCCACCCGCGCGTCGCCGGGCGGCGCGTCCTTGCTTCCCCCGTCGAGAACCTGCACGTCCGGCACCCCCTCGAGCGCATGCGCCGCGAGGGCTTCGACGTCTCGTGGCTTTCGGTCGACTCCGAGGGGCGGGTGAATCCGGACGAGGTTCAGAAAACGCTGCGGCGGGAGAAAGCGGCGCTCGTGGCGCTGGTGGCTGCAAGCGGCGAGGCGGGCACGCTCGAGCCCCTCGTCGGTGTGGGACGAATCGCGCGCGAGGCCGGCGCCGCCTTTTTCGTGGACGCAACCCATGCGGCCGGGCACGTTCCGCTCGATGTCCGTGAGATGAACATCGACCTTCTGAGCCTTTCGGCGCACTACTTCTACGGGCCGAAGGGCGCGGGCGCGCTCTTCAGGCGGGAGGGCCTCTCCCTTCTGCCTCTCGTCGAGGGCGGAGCCCAGGAAGAGGGCCTTCGCGCCGGGACGCCGAACGTGGCTGGCTGCGCTGGCCTGGGGGAGGCGGCGCGCCTCGCGCGCGAGGAGGCGGACTCGCGCGGCACGCACCTCGGATCACTCGCGCGGGAAATCCGCGCGGTGCTCCAATCCCTCGACGGCCTCTCGTTAACGGGTCACCCCGTGGAGCGCCTGCCCGGCCACGAGAGCTTCTGTGTGGAAGGGGTGGACGGTGAGGCGCTTCTCGTTCTGCTGAACGAAGAGGGCGTCACGGCCTCGAGCGGCTCGGTGTGCTCCTCTGAGATTGGAAAGCCCTCGCATGTGCTTCAGGCCATGGGGCTTCCGCCCGAGCGCATCAAGAGCTCGCTTGTCCTTGCACCCCTCAAGAGCACGACGAGGGAGGAGGTGCTTGAGGCGATGCGGATTCTCAAGCACTGCGTGGAGCGCCTCCGCGCCTAG
- the gatC gene encoding Asp-tRNA(Asn)/Glu-tRNA(Gln) amidotransferase subunit GatC: MAVTKDDVRHIAKLAKLALSGDELERLTRELASILEHIRVLEKAPLEGLEPVAHALDVVCPARDDTTESSLPREEALQNAPEQEGGAFKVPEVIESS, from the coding sequence ATGGCCGTTACGAAAGACGACGTTCGGCACATCGCGAAGCTCGCGAAGCTGGCGCTCTCCGGGGATGAGCTTGAGCGCCTCACGCGCGAGCTTGCCTCCATTCTCGAACACATCCGCGTGCTGGAGAAAGCCCCTCTCGAAGGGCTCGAGCCGGTCGCGCACGCCCTCGACGTCGTCTGCCCCGCGCGCGACGATACGACGGAAAGCTCGCTCCCGCGCGAGGAGGCGCTTCAAAACGCGCCCGAGCAGGAGGGCGGCGCGTTCAAGGTTCCGGAGGTCATCGAATCCTCGTGA
- a CDS encoding energy transducer TonB: protein MADEEKSGNTSRPAAEGKESPSSKVDLNLLLAIDPKAPNRIKRVTIVAVLFHLLLPLFFLIESKEVVMEKKLVKKAVMKVLRIVPPPKIPPPPAKKEKKVRVIVPDPTPDEPEPIREPEPPEIIIPPGVEVMIGIPDGPPAPVGALVAGMAGTTPPKCVYRVEPDYPDEAKRVGLEGNVFLNVTVDERGNVADVVVVQGGPLGMTEEAVEAVWKWKYEPSTLHGRPISLQFNVIVRFTLQ, encoded by the coding sequence ATGGCGGACGAAGAGAAATCCGGTAACACTTCCCGGCCGGCGGCCGAAGGCAAAGAGTCGCCTTCCTCGAAGGTAGACCTTAATCTCCTCCTCGCGATCGACCCCAAGGCGCCCAACCGCATCAAGCGCGTTACCATCGTCGCCGTCCTGTTCCATCTTCTGCTCCCCTTGTTCTTCCTCATTGAGAGTAAAGAAGTGGTTATGGAAAAGAAGCTGGTCAAAAAGGCCGTGATGAAGGTCCTCAGGATCGTTCCCCCGCCCAAGATTCCCCCTCCTCCCGCAAAGAAGGAGAAGAAAGTTCGCGTGATCGTTCCCGACCCCACGCCGGACGAGCCGGAGCCCATCCGCGAGCCGGAGCCTCCGGAAATTATCATCCCGCCGGGCGTGGAGGTCATGATCGGCATTCCCGACGGGCCGCCCGCGCCCGTCGGCGCCCTCGTCGCGGGCATGGCAGGCACCACGCCACCGAAGTGCGTTTACCGCGTCGAGCCGGATTACCCCGACGAGGCCAAGCGGGTGGGCCTGGAGGGCAATGTCTTCCTGAATGTTACCGTTGACGAAAGGGGAAACGTCGCCGATGTGGTAGTCGTCCAAGGAGGACCGCTCGGGATGACCGAAGAGGCCGTCGAGGCCGTCTGGAAGTGGAAGTACGAGCCCAGCACCCTTCACGGCAGGCCCATCAGCTTGCAGTTCAATGTGATCGTTCGGTTCACGCTCCAGTAG